A stretch of Saccharothrix texasensis DNA encodes these proteins:
- a CDS encoding TauD/TfdA dioxygenase family protein, which produces MPSATTAADTAWGAEPLTPFGALLTAPSPGLPFTAPPVEDVRALVRAEHLVVLRGFTPPADGAALEAYGRSWGEVLEWSFGTVFDVLAHEEPEDHAFDTGFMPMHWDGMYARHVPEFQVFHCLTAPDTTEGGRTLFTDTTKVLADTDPATVRRWRSVVLHYRNPKISHYGGLVISPLVEPHPVTGAPTLRFLEPVPEGVEILNPPDVTVADHSPEEARAVVAEVRGALYDPRHLYAHSWEPGDILITDNYTLLHTREPYRRGLPRHLQRVHVLGTPPHLSHLNA; this is translated from the coding sequence ATGCCGTCCGCCACCACCGCTGCCGACACCGCCTGGGGCGCCGAGCCCCTGACCCCGTTCGGCGCGCTCCTGACCGCCCCGTCGCCCGGCCTGCCGTTCACCGCGCCCCCGGTCGAGGACGTGCGGGCACTGGTGCGCGCGGAACACCTGGTCGTGCTGCGCGGCTTCACCCCGCCCGCCGACGGAGCCGCGCTGGAGGCGTACGGCCGTTCGTGGGGCGAGGTCCTGGAGTGGTCCTTCGGCACGGTCTTCGACGTGCTGGCGCACGAAGAGCCCGAGGACCACGCGTTCGACACCGGGTTCATGCCGATGCACTGGGACGGCATGTACGCCAGGCACGTCCCGGAGTTCCAGGTCTTCCACTGCCTCACCGCCCCGGACACCACGGAGGGCGGGCGCACCCTGTTCACCGACACGACCAAGGTCCTCGCCGACACCGACCCGGCGACCGTGCGACGCTGGCGCTCGGTGGTGCTGCACTACCGCAACCCGAAGATCAGCCACTACGGCGGCCTGGTGATCTCACCCCTGGTCGAGCCGCACCCGGTGACGGGCGCGCCGACCCTGCGGTTCCTCGAACCGGTGCCCGAGGGCGTCGAGATCCTCAACCCCCCGGACGTGACCGTGGCCGACCACAGCCCGGAGGAAGCGCGAGCGGTCGTCGCCGAGGTCCGCGGCGCGCTGTACGACCCGCGCCACCTCTACGCGCACTCGTGGGAGCCGGGCGACATCCTCATCACCGACAACTACACGCTGTTGCACACCCGTGAGCCGTACCGGCGGGGGTTGCCCAGGCACTTGCAGCGGGTGCACGTCCTGGGCACCCCGCCGCACCTCAGCCACTTGAACGCGTAG
- a CDS encoding L-tyrosine/L-tryptophan isonitrile synthase family protein: MSAHGMARTDAVLDLIMGHQRLLLDPGGTHGDSCEHCRAAQRDKIDGHVRAGRAIPMLLPAFPAKSPNPDKVLGHLPDLAEELSVAFLEALCVRVGEVYPPGAHLIICSDGRVFNDLVRIPDEHVSAYQRGMSDVLGRLGTAHISLYSLDDVFPGTDPAGMRRKLWADHAPDLEALRDEVRSGGPLLGLYRGITRFLYEDAKIPGFRGSNATLQRESRRRAYEVIGRSQAWGNLLAAIHPDAVRLSIHPQPCGHEKFGIFLQDAGDEDRWLTPWHAVAVEDRGRFRLMKHRAAKDAGGRLVLRGGRPSHYVLAADHSTTSSKG, encoded by the coding sequence ATGTCCGCCCACGGAATGGCGCGCACGGACGCCGTGCTGGATTTGATAATGGGTCACCAAAGGCTCCTGCTCGACCCGGGCGGCACGCACGGCGACTCGTGCGAGCACTGCCGCGCCGCCCAGCGCGACAAGATCGACGGCCACGTCCGCGCCGGTCGCGCCATCCCCATGCTGTTACCCGCCTTCCCGGCGAAGTCGCCCAACCCGGACAAGGTGCTCGGCCACCTGCCGGACCTGGCGGAGGAACTGTCCGTCGCGTTCCTCGAAGCCCTGTGCGTCCGCGTCGGCGAGGTCTACCCGCCCGGAGCCCACCTGATCATCTGCTCCGACGGCCGCGTGTTCAACGACCTCGTGCGGATACCGGACGAGCACGTCTCCGCCTACCAGCGGGGGATGTCCGACGTCCTGGGCCGCCTCGGCACGGCGCACATCAGCCTCTACAGCCTCGACGACGTCTTCCCCGGCACCGATCCGGCCGGGATGCGCCGCAAGCTGTGGGCCGACCACGCGCCCGACCTGGAGGCCCTGCGGGACGAGGTCCGCAGCGGCGGCCCGCTGCTCGGCCTGTACCGCGGCATCACGCGCTTCCTGTACGAGGACGCGAAGATCCCCGGTTTCCGGGGCAGCAACGCGACGCTGCAACGGGAGAGCCGCCGGCGCGCCTACGAGGTGATCGGGCGCAGCCAGGCGTGGGGCAACCTGCTCGCGGCGATCCACCCGGACGCGGTCCGGCTGTCCATCCACCCCCAGCCGTGCGGCCACGAGAAGTTCGGCATCTTCCTCCAGGACGCCGGCGACGAAGACCGCTGGCTCACCCCGTGGCACGCCGTCGCGGTCGAGGACCGGGGCCGGTTCCGGCTGATGAAGCACCGGGCCGCGAAGGACGCGGGCGGCCGGTTGGTGCTGCGCGGCGGCCGCCCGTCGCACTACGTCCTGGCCGCCGACCACTCCACCACCTCGTCGAAGGGCTGA